In one Brevibacillus composti genomic region, the following are encoded:
- the mntR gene encoding transcriptional regulator MntR, with protein sequence MPTPSMEDYLERIYSLIEEKGYARVSDIAEALEVHPSSVTKMVQKLDKDKYLVYEKYRGLVLTPKGKKIGKRLVDRHSLLEQFMRLIGVDEEHIYQDVEGIEHHLSWESISCFEYLVRYFQEDPQRVEDLRRIRLEEEQKEE encoded by the coding sequence ATGCCAACTCCCAGCATGGAAGACTATTTGGAACGCATCTACAGCTTAATTGAAGAAAAAGGTTACGCCCGTGTCTCCGATATCGCGGAAGCGTTGGAGGTACATCCCTCTTCGGTTACGAAAATGGTTCAAAAGCTGGATAAAGACAAATACCTTGTCTATGAAAAATACCGTGGACTCGTGCTGACGCCAAAGGGCAAGAAAATCGGCAAACGGCTCGTCGACCGCCACAGTCTTCTGGAGCAATTCATGCGGCTGATCGGCGTAGACGAGGAACATATTTATCAAGATGTCGAAGGAATCGAACATCACCTCAGCTGGGAATCGATCTCCTGCTTTGAATATCTGGTCCGTTATTTTCAGGAGGATCCGCAGCGCGTGGAGGACCTTCGCCGGATTCGGCTCGAGGAAGAACAAAAAGAAGAATAG
- a CDS encoding PA domain-containing protein, translating into MSRGKRTLIGLTIACGLLALSPGYAALAAGEQADPERLMEHVEKLVSSPRVPATESEFQAVVYLEEWLRIYGYATVLQPFSYYVYTEPTEAALQIGDLAKSAETIRTIPVTFSQNGEATGEMIDASGWKPADYALKGAQGHILLISDDTVPTAEKVRHAAAAGAKGVIWIQTQSAAGYKPSLPGPLDFGVPVVAVALEEGRKLAKRVQAGERAQARIKVTGASMMKKTSYNLRTGEMPAGSNQAAHGNLILVLAHHDADAAAADKIGDAAGAALLLETARLWSLHADNKAADIRFVSLGAASDGDRGLAEFLQTLTPAEKQRVTAVFYLDGRVRAADRPLAGAGLDGRLRAAFSHAATYTDLLNPAEEKTAKSGHRNLPGEQLALAADEVLRMLEEVGERGKNP; encoded by the coding sequence ATGAGCAGAGGGAAGCGGACGCTGATTGGACTGACCATCGCATGCGGACTACTTGCGCTTTCACCTGGTTACGCAGCATTGGCGGCGGGTGAACAGGCGGATCCCGAGCGGTTGATGGAACATGTGGAAAAACTGGTTTCTTCACCGCGGGTGCCTGCGACAGAATCGGAATTTCAGGCCGTGGTCTATCTGGAGGAGTGGCTCCGCATCTACGGGTATGCCACCGTCCTCCAGCCATTTTCCTACTACGTCTACACGGAACCGACGGAGGCAGCGCTGCAGATCGGGGATCTGGCAAAAAGCGCGGAGACGATCCGAACGATCCCCGTTACATTTTCGCAAAACGGAGAAGCAACCGGTGAAATGATCGACGCCAGCGGTTGGAAGCCCGCTGACTACGCCTTAAAAGGCGCACAGGGCCATATTTTGCTGATCAGCGACGATACCGTGCCGACTGCGGAAAAAGTGCGTCACGCCGCGGCCGCGGGAGCCAAGGGAGTGATCTGGATCCAAACGCAATCAGCGGCGGGGTATAAGCCCTCCCTTCCAGGACCGCTGGATTTTGGGGTTCCCGTAGTGGCAGTTGCCCTAGAGGAGGGGCGCAAACTGGCGAAGCGCGTGCAGGCGGGAGAGCGGGCACAAGCCAGGATCAAAGTCACAGGTGCCTCGATGATGAAAAAGACGTCGTACAATCTTCGCACAGGGGAAATGCCCGCAGGAAGCAATCAAGCTGCTCACGGGAACTTGATCCTGGTGCTTGCCCACCATGACGCCGATGCGGCCGCCGCGGACAAAATCGGCGATGCAGCGGGGGCGGCGCTCCTTCTCGAAACAGCCCGTCTTTGGTCCCTGCATGCAGATAATAAAGCGGCGGACATTCGCTTCGTCTCGCTCGGCGCCGCTTCGGACGGGGATCGCGGCTTGGCAGAATTTTTGCAAACGCTGACCCCGGCCGAAAAACAGCGCGTCACAGCCGTCTTTTACTTGGATGGCCGAGTACGGGCTGCGGATCGCCCGCTAGCGGGGGCAGGGCTAGATGGCAGACTCCGCGCAGCCTTCAGCCATGCAGCGACGTATACAGACCTACTCAACCCCGCCGAGGAGAAAACGGCGAAGAGCGGCCACAGGAATCTCCCCGGCGAGCAGCTGGCTCTGGCAGCGGATGAAGTCTTGCGAATGCTCGAAGAGGTGGGAGAGCGCGGGAAGAATCCCTAA
- the dat gene encoding D-amino-acid transaminase: MLYVDGKWVEADQLSVHPEDRGYNFGDGIYEVVRIYKGKMYQWEGHLTRLLRSAREIKLDMPWTAEELSRIADELMARNNITSEDDATLYLQVTRGVAPRVHDIPSGIRPVIMGFVRRKERPLADMKKGMTAKVIEDIRWLRCDIKTLNLLGAVLVKQYAKEAGAQESILHRNGTVTECSAANLFMVKDNELYTHPANHLILNGITRLDVIELAKANGFTVHEEPFTVDFMMQADEVFGTGTTVEVMPIISIDGQPVGGGSVGPVVQKLQQLFEERITRSVTV, encoded by the coding sequence ATGCTTTACGTGGATGGCAAATGGGTGGAAGCTGACCAGCTTTCCGTACATCCGGAAGACCGCGGCTACAATTTTGGAGATGGGATTTACGAGGTAGTTCGCATCTACAAAGGGAAGATGTATCAGTGGGAAGGACATCTGACGAGACTGTTGAGAAGTGCTCGCGAAATCAAGCTGGACATGCCCTGGACTGCGGAGGAGCTGTCTCGGATCGCCGATGAACTGATGGCCCGAAACAACATCACGTCTGAAGACGACGCCACCTTGTATCTGCAGGTGACTCGCGGTGTCGCTCCGCGCGTCCATGATATTCCGAGCGGCATTCGTCCTGTCATCATGGGCTTTGTACGCCGCAAAGAGCGTCCGCTCGCCGATATGAAAAAAGGTATGACCGCAAAAGTCATCGAAGATATCCGCTGGCTTCGCTGCGACATCAAAACCCTGAACCTTCTGGGAGCCGTTCTCGTAAAGCAGTACGCCAAGGAAGCCGGAGCGCAGGAGTCGATTCTGCACCGCAACGGCACCGTGACAGAGTGCAGCGCGGCCAATCTTTTCATGGTCAAGGACAACGAACTGTACACCCATCCAGCCAATCACCTGATTCTCAATGGAATCACCCGGCTGGATGTGATCGAACTGGCCAAAGCGAATGGATTTACCGTGCATGAGGAGCCGTTTACGGTTGATTTTATGATGCAGGCGGACGAGGTGTTCGGCACCGGAACGACTGTAGAAGTGATGCCCATCATCTCCATCGACGGCCAGCCTGTTGGCGGCGGAAGCGTGGGGCCGGTCGTGCAAAAGCTGCAGCAGTTGTTTGAAGAACGCATTACCCGCAGCGTAACCGTCTAG
- a CDS encoding lipoate--protein ligase family protein, translated as MSPAMNMAVDEAILQLHSEGKTPPTVRFYTWNPATLSIGYFQKATKEIDLALVQEKGIGFVRRATGGRAVLHDQELTYSVVVSEEHPKMPSSVTEAYKVISMGLLHGFQNLGLAAEMVSLASEEEKEKYSSPGSSACFDSPSWHELVVEGKKVAGSAQTRQKGVILQHGSILLDMDVELLFSLLQFSSERLKERMMESFRQKAVTINQVSSRPVQLPEAMDAFRRGFASGLGVELVDSELTAEEKALAEELAVGRYATDEWNFRR; from the coding sequence ATGTCCCCGGCAATGAATATGGCAGTGGATGAGGCCATCCTTCAGCTGCACAGCGAAGGGAAGACGCCTCCGACCGTCCGTTTTTATACCTGGAACCCGGCTACGCTGTCGATCGGGTACTTTCAAAAAGCAACCAAAGAGATCGACCTTGCGCTGGTGCAGGAAAAAGGAATCGGCTTCGTGCGGCGGGCGACGGGCGGACGAGCCGTCCTGCATGACCAGGAGTTGACCTACAGCGTCGTCGTCTCGGAGGAACATCCCAAAATGCCGTCCAGCGTGACCGAAGCCTACAAGGTGATCAGCATGGGGCTGCTGCACGGCTTTCAGAATCTGGGACTTGCGGCGGAGATGGTCTCGCTCGCATCCGAGGAAGAGAAAGAAAAGTACAGCTCCCCCGGTTCTTCCGCGTGCTTTGACTCGCCCTCCTGGCATGAGCTGGTGGTCGAGGGCAAGAAAGTGGCGGGAAGCGCGCAGACGCGGCAAAAGGGCGTCATTTTGCAGCACGGCTCCATCCTGCTTGACATGGATGTGGAGCTGTTGTTCTCGCTCTTGCAATTCTCTTCGGAAAGGCTCAAGGAGCGGATGATGGAGAGCTTCCGGCAAAAAGCGGTGACCATCAACCAGGTTAGCAGCCGCCCTGTTCAGCTTCCCGAGGCTATGGATGCTTTTCGCAGAGGGTTTGCGAGCGGACTGGGCGTGGAGTTGGTCGACAGCGAGCTGACGGCTGAGGAAAAGGCGCTGGCCGAGGAGCTGGCCGTTGGGCGGTACGCCACGGACGAGTGGAATTTTCGCCGCTGA
- the gcvPB gene encoding aminomethyl-transferring glycine dehydrogenase subunit GcvPB encodes MHNNKEKALIFELSKPGRVGYNLPALDVPEVNIAELLPKHLIRETPAELPEVSELQLVRHYTELSRRNHGIDNGFYPLGSCTMKYNPKINEDVARYAGFAQTHPYQAEESVQGALELLYNLQEELAEITGMDAVTLQPAAGAAGEWTGLLMIRKYHESRGDHGRTKVIVPNSAHGTNPASAAVAGLDTITIPSDERGLVDIEALRQAVGPDTAALMLTNPNTLGLFEEDIVEMAKIVHDAGGLLYYDGANANAILGIARPGDMGFDVVHLNLHKTFTGPHGGGGPGAGPVGVKKILEPFMPAPIVGKKADGTYYWDNDRPQSIGRVKGYHGNFGILVRAYAYIRSMGPEGLLQVSQNAVLSANYMMRKLASAYELPYDRVCKHEFVLSGVRQKKLGVRTLDIAKRLLDFGYHPPTIYFPLIVDECLMIEPTETESKETLDEFIDIMLQIARECEENPEIVQEAPHTTVVRRLDEATAARKPVLRYQPE; translated from the coding sequence GTGCATAACAACAAAGAAAAAGCACTGATCTTTGAACTTAGCAAGCCCGGTCGCGTAGGCTACAATCTTCCGGCGCTGGATGTGCCCGAAGTAAATATTGCGGAGCTGTTGCCAAAGCACCTGATTCGTGAGACACCTGCCGAACTGCCGGAAGTATCCGAGCTCCAGCTGGTGCGTCACTACACCGAGCTGTCCCGCAGAAACCACGGGATTGACAACGGTTTTTATCCGCTTGGCTCCTGCACGATGAAATACAACCCGAAAATCAACGAAGACGTCGCACGCTACGCGGGCTTCGCGCAGACGCACCCGTACCAGGCGGAAGAATCCGTCCAGGGCGCTCTGGAGCTGCTCTACAATCTACAGGAAGAACTGGCTGAAATCACCGGGATGGACGCCGTGACTCTGCAGCCGGCAGCAGGGGCTGCCGGCGAGTGGACCGGACTTCTGATGATTCGCAAATACCACGAGAGCCGCGGCGATCACGGCCGCACCAAGGTAATCGTGCCGAACTCCGCGCACGGAACCAACCCGGCCTCCGCAGCGGTAGCCGGACTGGACACGATCACGATTCCTTCCGACGAGCGCGGACTGGTCGACATCGAGGCGCTGCGCCAGGCGGTCGGACCGGATACCGCCGCTCTGATGCTGACCAACCCGAATACGCTGGGTCTGTTCGAAGAGGATATCGTCGAGATGGCCAAAATCGTCCACGATGCAGGCGGCCTGCTCTACTACGACGGAGCCAATGCCAACGCGATCCTGGGAATCGCGCGTCCGGGCGACATGGGCTTTGACGTCGTTCACCTCAATCTGCACAAGACGTTTACCGGCCCGCACGGCGGCGGCGGCCCTGGTGCAGGCCCAGTCGGGGTGAAAAAGATCCTGGAGCCGTTCATGCCTGCGCCGATCGTCGGAAAAAAAGCAGACGGCACCTACTATTGGGACAACGACCGTCCGCAATCCATCGGACGCGTCAAAGGCTACCACGGCAACTTCGGCATCCTCGTTCGCGCGTATGCCTACATCCGCTCCATGGGACCGGAAGGCCTCTTGCAGGTCTCGCAAAATGCGGTGCTGAGCGCCAACTACATGATGCGCAAACTGGCGAGCGCCTACGAGCTGCCGTATGACCGCGTCTGCAAGCATGAATTCGTCCTCTCCGGGGTGCGCCAGAAGAAGCTGGGCGTCCGCACGCTGGACATCGCGAAGCGCCTGCTCGACTTCGGCTACCATCCGCCGACGATCTACTTCCCGCTGATCGTCGATGAGTGCCTGATGATCGAACCGACGGAGACCGAGTCCAAGGAAACGCTGGATGAGTTTATCGACATCATGCTGCAAATCGCGCGTGAATGTGAAGAAAATCCGGAAATCGTCCAGGAAGCGCCGCACACCACTGTCGTCAGACGTCTGGATGAAGCGACTGCTGCACGCAAACCGGTTCTTCGCTATCAGCCGGAATAA
- the gcvPA gene encoding aminomethyl-transferring glycine dehydrogenase subunit GcvPA, translating into MKYRYLPQTDQDKREMLDTLGISRVEELFADIPEEVRFKGALQIPEALSEPELVKYFSGLAGKNANFSTHVNFLGAGVYQHHIPSVVNHMLLRGEFFTAYTPYQPEISQGELQAIFEFQTMVCEMTGMEVANSSMYDGATSLAEAAMMAAGHTGKKKVVVSRSVHPEARNVLQTYAYGQGVEVVEVDMAGSVTDTAALDQLVDEQTAAVIVQYPNFLGQVEDLTAIEPIVHGKGALLVVSSNPLSLGVLEAPGKLGADIVVGDMQPFGIFASFGGPHCGYFATTAKLMRKMPGRIVGQTKDEDGKRGFVLTLQAREQHIRREKATSNICSNQALLALAASIAMSSYGKQGVQELAMLNLQKAHYAKQALAAKGFEIAGSAPTFNEFAVKLNKPVADVNKALLAKGIIGGYDLGLDYPEFAGYMLLAVTELRTKEEIDTLAEELEAINRA; encoded by the coding sequence GTGAAATACCGTTACCTGCCTCAAACCGACCAGGATAAACGCGAGATGTTGGACACCCTGGGCATCTCCCGGGTGGAAGAGTTGTTTGCTGATATTCCCGAAGAGGTTCGCTTCAAAGGCGCCCTGCAGATTCCAGAAGCGCTGTCCGAGCCGGAATTGGTCAAGTATTTTTCCGGCCTTGCGGGCAAAAACGCCAACTTCAGCACCCATGTCAACTTTTTGGGAGCCGGCGTCTACCAGCACCATATCCCCAGCGTCGTCAATCATATGCTGCTCCGCGGGGAGTTCTTTACCGCTTATACGCCGTATCAGCCGGAGATCAGCCAAGGCGAGCTGCAGGCGATTTTTGAGTTCCAGACCATGGTATGCGAAATGACCGGCATGGAAGTAGCCAACTCCTCCATGTACGACGGCGCTACCTCCCTGGCAGAAGCGGCGATGATGGCGGCCGGCCACACGGGCAAGAAAAAGGTGGTCGTCTCCCGCTCGGTGCATCCAGAAGCGCGAAATGTCCTCCAAACCTACGCGTACGGCCAAGGCGTGGAAGTGGTCGAAGTTGATATGGCCGGCAGCGTGACCGATACAGCCGCGCTGGATCAACTGGTCGACGAACAGACGGCAGCCGTTATCGTTCAATACCCGAACTTCCTCGGCCAAGTGGAAGACTTGACCGCGATCGAGCCCATTGTTCACGGAAAAGGAGCGCTTTTGGTTGTCTCGTCCAACCCGCTCTCGCTCGGCGTCCTGGAGGCACCTGGCAAGCTGGGTGCGGACATCGTGGTGGGTGACATGCAGCCATTCGGGATCTTCGCATCCTTCGGCGGACCGCACTGTGGATACTTTGCCACCACAGCCAAGCTGATGCGCAAAATGCCGGGCCGCATCGTCGGACAGACCAAGGACGAAGACGGCAAACGCGGCTTCGTTCTGACGCTGCAAGCACGCGAGCAGCACATCCGCCGCGAGAAGGCGACGTCCAACATCTGCTCCAACCAGGCTCTGCTGGCGCTTGCCGCCTCCATCGCCATGTCCTCCTACGGCAAACAAGGCGTGCAGGAGCTGGCTATGCTCAACCTGCAAAAAGCGCACTACGCCAAGCAAGCATTGGCGGCCAAAGGGTTTGAGATCGCAGGCAGCGCGCCTACCTTCAATGAGTTTGCCGTGAAATTGAACAAACCGGTAGCAGACGTAAACAAAGCCCTGCTGGCGAAAGGCATTATCGGCGGCTACGATCTGGGTCTGGACTATCCGGAATTTGCCGGCTACATGCTGCTGGCTGTAACCGAATTGAGAACCAAAGAAGAGATCGATACACTGGCGGAGGAATTGGAGGCGATCAACCGTGCATAA
- the gcvT gene encoding glycine cleavage system aminomethyltransferase GcvT, with product MTTLKRTPLFPVYEKYGAKTIDFGGWDLPVQFSGIGQEHEAVRTKAGLFDVSHMGEVEVKGEKAFLYLQQMTTNDLSKLEVGQAQYSVFCYPDGGTVDDLLIYKYADDHYLLVINAGNTDKDFAWMQEHLIDGVQIENISPQTAQLAIQGPLAESILQKLTDTDLSAIGFFRFQRDVQIDGISCLVSRTGYTGEDGFEIYLDHDKAIQLWDRLLEVGQADGLVPCGLGARDTLRFEAKLPLYGQELSQDISPIEAGIGFAVKVDKDVPFIGQEALKAQKENGAPRKLVGIEMIDRGIPRSHYPVFIGDEQIGEVTTGTQSPTLKKNVGLALIKAEHAAVGTELDVEIRGKRLKAVIVPTPFYKRPKQ from the coding sequence ATGACGACATTGAAGCGCACGCCGCTGTTCCCGGTCTATGAAAAATACGGGGCGAAGACGATCGACTTCGGCGGCTGGGACTTGCCCGTGCAGTTTTCCGGAATCGGGCAGGAGCACGAGGCGGTGCGGACAAAGGCAGGATTGTTTGACGTATCCCACATGGGAGAAGTCGAGGTAAAGGGAGAGAAGGCTTTTCTCTACCTGCAGCAGATGACCACCAACGACCTGTCCAAACTGGAAGTGGGGCAAGCCCAGTACAGTGTCTTTTGCTACCCGGATGGCGGGACAGTGGACGATCTGCTCATCTACAAATACGCCGATGACCACTATCTGCTGGTGATCAACGCAGGCAATACAGACAAGGACTTTGCCTGGATGCAGGAGCACCTGATTGACGGCGTGCAGATCGAAAACATCTCCCCACAGACAGCGCAGCTGGCGATTCAGGGACCGCTCGCCGAATCGATCTTGCAAAAGCTGACCGATACCGATCTCTCCGCCATTGGCTTCTTCCGCTTTCAGCGCGATGTGCAGATTGACGGGATTTCCTGCCTCGTCTCCCGCACGGGCTATACAGGAGAAGACGGCTTTGAAATTTATCTCGATCACGACAAGGCGATCCAGCTGTGGGACAGACTGCTGGAGGTCGGCCAGGCGGACGGTCTGGTGCCGTGCGGACTGGGGGCTCGCGACACCCTCCGGTTTGAGGCGAAGCTGCCGCTCTACGGCCAAGAGCTGAGCCAGGATATTTCGCCAATCGAGGCGGGCATCGGCTTTGCGGTGAAGGTAGACAAAGACGTGCCGTTTATCGGCCAGGAGGCTTTGAAGGCGCAGAAGGAAAACGGCGCCCCGCGCAAGCTGGTCGGCATCGAAATGATCGACCGCGGCATTCCGCGCAGTCATTACCCGGTATTCATCGGGGACGAACAGATCGGGGAAGTCACCACCGGCACGCAGTCGCCCACGCTGAAGAAAAACGTGGGGCTGGCACTGATCAAAGCGGAGCATGCGGCGGTCGGCACAGAGCTGGACGTGGAAATCCGCGGCAAGAGACTCAAAGCGGTCATCGTGCCTACGCCGTTTTACAAGCGTCCCAAACAATAA
- a CDS encoding DEAD/DEAH box helicase, producing MPNIPVSFETDWMDLLQERLKQDGPWDKWDLFQLTLEAEEAMAIREFDQLQCLQYLPTLKPYPHQLQTAERVLNEMRGRAILADEVGLGKTIEAGLILKEYMIRGLAKKILILVPASLVIQWTKELNQKFGIPAVAQKKEYMWRQYDVVVASIDTAKRDPHRRHVLDIDYDMLIIDEAHKLKNKKTRNYQFVKEIRKKYCLLLTATPIQNEMDELYNLINLLKPGHLGHTSNFATTYVEGKRQAKNNEQLKGELEKVMIRNRRSDGGVHFTARHVQSIPIELSPEESALYEGVTRFVKEQYQTGSGGYNSLALITLQREVCSSREAAFLTLYNMYQRAAEDSPVRPVIMDLVEMIKRIETHSKAAKTVELIKEIDDKVIIFTEYRATQNYLQKYLHDHGITSVPFRGGFKRSKKDWMTDLFQNRAQVLIATEAGGEGINLQFCNRVINYDMPWNPMRVEQRIGRVHRLGQQRDVHIYNLSTIGTIEEHILQLLYEKIDLFEMVIGELDDIVERLHLSQSLEENLISIIMDSRSEREMALKLDNMGQAIRAMRMAKQTRSPLPEAADK from the coding sequence GTGCCGAACATTCCCGTTTCCTTCGAGACTGATTGGATGGATTTGTTACAGGAGCGGCTCAAACAGGACGGTCCCTGGGACAAATGGGACCTTTTTCAGCTGACGCTGGAAGCGGAGGAAGCGATGGCGATCCGCGAGTTTGACCAGCTGCAATGCCTGCAGTATCTGCCCACGCTCAAACCCTATCCGCACCAACTGCAAACCGCAGAGCGCGTCTTAAACGAGATGCGCGGCCGGGCCATCCTGGCCGACGAGGTCGGGCTGGGGAAAACCATCGAAGCCGGATTGATCTTAAAAGAGTACATGATCCGCGGATTGGCCAAAAAAATTCTCATCCTGGTGCCGGCCTCGCTGGTTATCCAGTGGACCAAGGAATTGAATCAGAAATTCGGCATCCCGGCCGTCGCCCAGAAAAAAGAATACATGTGGCGGCAGTACGATGTCGTCGTCGCCTCCATCGACACGGCCAAACGCGATCCGCACAGACGGCATGTCCTGGATATCGACTACGACATGCTGATTATCGACGAGGCGCACAAGCTGAAAAACAAAAAAACGCGCAACTACCAGTTCGTCAAGGAGATCCGCAAAAAATACTGTCTGCTCCTGACGGCCACGCCGATTCAGAATGAAATGGACGAGCTGTACAATCTGATCAATCTGCTCAAGCCGGGCCATCTCGGACATACCTCCAATTTCGCCACCACCTATGTGGAGGGTAAGCGGCAGGCGAAAAACAACGAGCAGCTGAAGGGCGAACTGGAAAAAGTGATGATTCGCAACCGGCGAAGCGACGGCGGGGTCCATTTCACCGCCCGCCATGTGCAGTCGATCCCGATCGAGCTCTCGCCGGAAGAATCCGCTCTATACGAGGGTGTCACCCGCTTCGTCAAGGAGCAGTATCAGACCGGCTCCGGCGGTTACAACTCGCTCGCGCTGATCACGCTGCAGCGGGAGGTCTGCTCCAGCAGGGAAGCGGCTTTTCTCACGCTCTACAATATGTACCAGCGCGCCGCGGAGGACTCTCCTGTCCGCCCCGTGATCATGGATCTGGTAGAGATGATCAAGCGCATCGAGACGCATTCCAAGGCGGCCAAAACCGTCGAGCTGATCAAGGAAATCGACGACAAGGTCATTATCTTCACCGAGTATCGCGCGACCCAGAACTACCTGCAGAAATACCTGCACGATCACGGCATCACCTCCGTCCCTTTTCGCGGCGGATTCAAACGCAGCAAAAAAGACTGGATGACCGACCTGTTCCAGAACCGGGCCCAGGTGCTGATCGCGACGGAAGCGGGCGGCGAGGGGATCAACCTGCAATTCTGCAACCGCGTGATCAATTACGACATGCCCTGGAATCCGATGCGGGTCGAGCAGCGGATCGGCCGCGTCCATCGCCTCGGCCAGCAGCGGGATGTGCACATCTACAATCTCTCCACTATCGGGACGATCGAGGAGCATATCTTGCAGCTGCTCTATGAGAAAATCGATTTGTTTGAGATGGTGATCGGCGAGCTGGATGACATCGTCGAGCGGCTCCATTTGTCGCAGTCTCTCGAAGAGAATCTGATCTCCATCATCATGGACTCCCGCTCCGAGCGGGAGATGGCCCTGAAGCTGGACAACATGGGGCAAGCGATCCGCGCGATGCGGATGGCGAAGCAGACCCGCTCACCCCTGCCGGAAGCAGCGGACAAATAA
- a CDS encoding YqhG family protein produces MNQMQVREYVEKYLAAFSSHIVETHPDFLTVKLPVEVDKDIGNRPFYWSWVEKMNLPYQPMVLTFCFHPDRMPSDRRVEHLHLGAARLQQIFQSTRKHGSFVCMYETQPPGQTRPLSRRSAPLVPWLGVNWKISFICDKKRDLILHFGVNLHQPQLVREFYPFLLERPLAPAIPDYHYTLDRRMTIPEAFAMMEAEIHRILAQEDQRWAEEARQRLEEELQILEDYYRELEAREAGESTEQHEASPLAERSEEMSEEQELQLEKPQGQQAEQPQGQQAEQPQGQQAEQPQGQQAEQPRGQREAKPVEEPQPPAWGPPPPMGAARDEPPLPTLEEHLSSGGKILDFLQANSFQETPKEKIQLDEWKASTPGEEKQRRMDEMRWQYEPRIAVQFINGGLFYLQSDPASAMALPSRRKL; encoded by the coding sequence ATGAACCAAATGCAAGTGCGCGAGTATGTGGAAAAATACCTGGCCGCCTTCTCCTCCCATATCGTAGAAACCCATCCCGATTTCCTGACCGTCAAACTGCCGGTCGAAGTGGACAAAGACATCGGCAACCGCCCCTTCTACTGGAGCTGGGTAGAGAAGATGAACCTGCCCTATCAGCCGATGGTCCTCACGTTTTGTTTCCATCCGGATCGCATGCCGAGCGACCGCAGAGTGGAGCATCTCCATCTGGGAGCGGCCCGGCTTCAGCAAATATTCCAATCCACGCGGAAGCACGGCAGCTTTGTCTGCATGTACGAGACGCAGCCCCCAGGGCAGACGCGTCCCCTCTCGCGCCGTTCGGCCCCGCTCGTGCCCTGGCTCGGGGTGAACTGGAAGATCTCATTTATATGCGACAAAAAGCGTGACTTGATCCTTCATTTCGGGGTGAATTTACACCAGCCGCAGCTTGTCCGGGAGTTTTATCCCTTTTTGCTGGAGCGTCCGTTGGCTCCCGCCATCCCCGACTACCACTACACCCTGGACCGGCGCATGACAATCCCGGAGGCATTTGCGATGATGGAAGCGGAAATTCATCGCATCCTGGCGCAAGAGGATCAGCGCTGGGCGGAAGAGGCCCGGCAGCGGCTGGAGGAAGAGCTGCAAATCCTGGAGGACTACTACCGGGAGCTGGAGGCGCGCGAGGCCGGGGAATCTACTGAACAGCACGAAGCGTCCCCTCTGGCGGAGCGGTCGGAGGAGATGTCGGAGGAGCAGGAGTTGCAGTTGGAGAAGCCGCAGGGGCAGCAAGCAGAGCAGCCGCAGGGACAGCAGGCAGAGCAGCCGCAGGGACAGCAGGCAGAGCAGCCGCAGGGACAGCAGGCAGAGCAGCCAAGGGGGCAGCGCGAGGCAAAGCCAGTTGAAGAGCCCCAGCCTCCTGCCTGGGGACCTCCCCCGCCGATGGGAGCGGCCAGGGACGAGCCCCCGCTCCCCACACTGGAGGAGCATCTTTCATCGGGCGGTAAAATTCTCGATTTCCTGCAGGCCAACAGCTTTCAGGAAACGCCGAAGGAAAAAATCCAGCTAGACGAGTGGAAAGCCAGTACCCCTGGGGAGGAAAAACAGCGTCGAATGGACGAGATGCGCTGGCAATACGAACCGCGAATCGCCGTCCAGTTCATCAACGGCGGGCTCTTTTACCTGCAATCCGATCCCGCCTCCGCCATGGCGCTCCCCTCCCGGCGAAAATTGTAA
- a CDS encoding YkuS family protein — MARVAVEGNLTQISQMLRDNGYQVVELGNWQNPVDAVVITGQDVNVLSDQSKTITGAPVINANGMTAQEVFHAVHVRLSPTRHH, encoded by the coding sequence ATGGCGAGAGTAGCTGTAGAAGGAAATCTGACGCAGATCTCCCAGATGCTTCGGGACAATGGATACCAGGTAGTCGAGCTGGGAAACTGGCAAAATCCGGTCGATGCGGTCGTGATTACCGGACAGGACGTCAATGTCTTGAGTGATCAGAGCAAGACGATCACCGGCGCGCCTGTCATCAACGCAAACGGGATGACCGCACAGGAAGTGTTTCATGCTGTCCACGTCAGGCTGAGCCCGACCAGACATCACTAG
- a CDS encoding YqzE family protein, translating into MSFQEYLKYLTRLFVDYVETPKSQRRQNKSPRESWSARWFGAIPMSIKLLRRK; encoded by the coding sequence ATGTCGTTTCAGGAATACCTCAAGTATCTGACGCGTCTGTTTGTGGACTACGTGGAAACACCCAAATCACAGCGGCGGCAAAACAAGTCTCCCCGTGAGTCCTGGTCTGCCCGCTGGTTCGGAGCCATTCCGATGTCGATCAAATTGCTCAGGCGCAAATAA